One Tachypleus tridentatus isolate NWPU-2018 chromosome 3, ASM421037v1, whole genome shotgun sequence DNA window includes the following coding sequences:
- the LOC143246813 gene encoding uncharacterized protein LOC143246813, whose amino-acid sequence MASESGEEENSDPSFHLDAVMMDHCYSVLHEEYTRRFRLTEETESPKEEECNKSVETFAPIPGALSKEQVKNDSDKVVIEQTRNEESLDDNEGKEEVDEKKNETEDFLEVPVQTRRQKKKLEEIMTGNLSPERLEKDGFCKMVEPDGAKLHSPNKGTRPL is encoded by the exons ATGGCATCTGAGTCTGGAGAGGAAGAAAATTCAGATCCATCATTCCATCTTGATGCAGTGATGATGGACCATTGTTATTCAGTACTGCATGAAGAATATACGAGACGATTTAGACTAACTGA AGAAACTGAAAGCCCTAAAGAAGAAGAATGTAATAAGTCTGTCGAGACATTTGCCCCAATTCCTGGAGCATTGTCTAAGGAGCAGGTAAAGAACGATTCTGATAAGGTTGTTATTGAACAAACAAGAAATGAGGAAAGTTTAGATGATAACGAAGGTAAGGAAGAAGTtgatgaaaagaaaaatgaaacagaagatTTCCTTGAAGTACCTGTTCAAACTAGAAGACAGAAGAAGAAACTTGAAGAGATTATGACTGGAAATTTATCACCTGAAAGGTTGGAGAAAGATGGTTTCTGTAAAATGGTTGAACCAGATGGAGCCAAGTTGCACTCTCCCAATAAAGGAACTAGACCCCTTTAA